CTGAAGCAACTAGCATCCCGTATATTACCATCATTGCACTGATGATCCATACAGGTGTATTGCTTGGACGTCCGTAACCGGCTTGAGCCATTCCAATATCCTCCTCTCAAAATTTTTAAAAATGACTGATCCTGTAAAGGCAATGAGTGTGCCAAATTTAAAAAACAATAATATATTGAAATTATTCGATATTATGTTTCTGAAACAAAAGAGTGGTGTAAACTTCAGTTTGCACATGGTATACTCAGGTATACATTTGTACTGAGATATTCGTTAGATTTGTCACTATCTGATTAAATAGTGTAGGTTGTTCTTTTTTAAATTATTAGCTTGAAAAAGTAGTTTCAGGAGGCTCAGTGCCTTATTTAAGACCTAAAAAAATACAGATAAAGTTTCTGCTGGGGGTTGGGGGAATTGTCCTGACTATAGGCTTCTTCTTTGCTTTCGGAATGTATTTTCATTTGAATTCGTTGCTTGATTCTCAAGTAAGAGGCAAGGCTGACCTTATTTTTAATCAAGTTGGGGCGGTCCAGTCGTATGTTCGTGAAGTTTTGCGACCAAAAGTCAGATCAGAGATACCGGCTGATGAATTTATTATTGAAGCCATGTCATCATCGTATATTTCCCGTGCAGTTATGGAACGGGCGAATCCTGAGAATAGTGAATCTCTTTATCGAAGAGTGGCTGAGAATGCCCGTAATCCTCTTTTTGAGATTAATGAGGATGAAGAAGATATGCTCAGCTATTTTCGAAAGCATCTGGATCAAGATTCATGGTCAGGATATCGTAAGATAGGCAGTGTTGAATATTTTGTTAAAGCGCGGCCTGTTTTCTTTAAAAAATCATGTCTGACTTGTCATGGTGTTCCTGAAGATTCACCTGCTGTTTTACTTGGTCGCTATGGTGATAAGCGTGGTTTCGGGCATATAGAAGGTTCTATCGGGGGACTTATGATTGTTGGTGTGCCCGTAGAAAAAGCTGTTGCCGAGATTAATAAAACTACATTTCGGTACGCTCTTTTCTATGGTTGCGGGATACTTATTCTGTTTTTCTTAATACAGTTTTTCTTTAATCGCCTGATCATGGATAATATCAGAAATTTAAGTAAAAAATTTCATAAGCTGCTACGTGATGAATCAAAATCTGAGGTTCTAGATAAAATAGAACATGGTGACGAGATCGATGAAGTCATTCAAGGGATTGAAGAGCTTGGAGAGCATTTGCATGAAGCTCAGGAACAGCTTCGTGAACATTCAGAAAATATGGAAAATATGGTTGCAGTTCGTACTGATGAGTTGAAAAAAGAAGTTTATGAACGAAGGGCGGATGTAGATCTTTTTGTCTGTTTATTGGACGGCTTTAACAAATGCTTCACCCGTCGTGAAATGTGGGAGTTTGCTTTACCATTACTGGCTGAGAGATTTAATGCTGAGAGTGCTGTATTCATCTGTATGGTGGCATCTCAAAATTATTTTGCATGGCCAGAGGTTGCACCAAAGCCCGAACTTCCAGCGAACTGGAAAGAAATTCTTACTGAGGTAAAGCCTGTATTTGAGAATAACAGAGCATTTATACCTGTTTCAGCATCAGATAATCTTACCGAAGGTATTTTTTGTTTGACCTGGGATGAAACTGTTGAAGTCACTCAGCAGGATCAGGATGTCTTGCGGGCTATAGGGCAGCAAATGGGTATTGCTATGGAAAATATCAATGCTCTGAAAAATCTTCTGCATCAAAAGGATGTTTTGCAGGCCATTGTAGAAGGTATGGGGGATCCTGTTCTTTTTGTGGATGGGAATTGTAATATTATTCTTGCTAATGATGCAGCTAGAAGACTTGCAGGGTCTTTTTCCGGAGTGAATTCTGATGTTGAGTGCGCAGGGCTTTTCCTTGACGGGGCAGTTCTTGAAAAATGTTCCAGTAAATCCGGTTTACGGTGCCATGATAATCTGCCTTGTAAGGTTATCTCGGATGATGGGCGTTCATTTTCTGTGAGTGTATTTCCAATTGATGAGTCAGAAAAAAAGCAAGGCCGCAGGGTCATCTGTATCAGGGATATTACTCAGGAAAAACAGATCCTGATCAGGATGCAGCAAAGTGAAAAACTAGCAACTGTCGGTAAACTGGCTTCAGGATTAGCTCATGAAATGAATAATCCACTTGGTGTTATCAAATGTTATGCCGAGTTGTTGAAAGATTATGGTGCAGGGCCGGAAATTAATGCTGATGTTGATATTATCCTGAAGCACGCTTCGCAGGCCCAGAATGTATTGCAGGATTTACTTAATTTTGCGCGTCCAAAGCAGGTAGAATTTGCCAGTTTTGATATTGCAGGGGCAATTGCCAATGCCCTCGGAGTTTTTAGAATTCAGGCGGAAAAAAAAGGAGTGCAGGTGCTGTCTGTAATTGAAGAGTCAGTTCCGCTCATAACAACAAATGCACAGGCTATAGAACAGATATTGTCGAACCTGCTTAACAACGGGCTTGATGCTGTAGATGAAGGGAACGGTGTAATACGAGTCAGTCTGTATTTTATTAAAGGTGGTGAAGTTCTGCTTAGAGTTGCGGATAATGGTCCGGGGTTGGAACTGGACACTCTTGGCAATATATTTGATCCTTTTTTTACTACTAAGGAAGTTGGCAAGGGAACCGGACTGGGACTTGCTGTTGTGTATACTTTGGTTAAAGACCTTGGCGGCCGTATTGAAGCTGGTAATGATAATGGCGCAGTCTTTTCGATTTATCTTCCGGTAGATGGAGAGGGTAAATAAATGACAAGACCTGTAGGTATCCTCATTGTTGATGATGAAATTGATTTTGCATCCGGAATTGCTCGGTTGATACAGAGATTTTATCCTCATGAGGAAATTATGACTGCCAATTCCGGTAAAGATGCTTTGGATATTCTTGATAAGAAGCCTTTCGGATTAATGATTACAGATCTTAATATGCCCGAAATGGACGGTTCACAGTTACTTAAAAAAGCAATTACTATTCGTCCCCATCTTGGGGTGGTCATTCTGACTGCTTTTGGTACCGTTTCAACTGCAGTAGAGGCTCTTAAAGATGGTGCGTATGATTTTATTACCAAACCTGTTGAGCCGGACACTCTGCGTATTGTGGTTGAAAGGGGAGTTGAGCGAAGTCGCCTTCTTGGAGAGAACAGTCGTTTAAAAGAACAGCTTTTATTAAAAAACGGCCAGAAAGAGCTTATTGGAGACTGTCTTGCAATGCATCGGCTTAAAGAAAGAATTGCTGCTGTTGCCCAGTCAGACTATACTGTTCTTATTCGAGGAGAGTCCGGCACTGGAAAGGAACTGGTTGCGCAAACTATTCACCATCTAAGCAATAGATCAAGCAGTCAGCTCATGACTGTAAATTGTCCTGCCATATCAGATCAACTATTGGAAAGTGAGCTTTTCGGACATGTGAAGGGAGCCTTTACCGGGGCAAACCGTAACCGTAAAGGTATATTTGTAAATGCTCACAAAGGGACTTTGCTACTAGATGAAATAGGTGATATTTCCTCAGGAATTCAGACTAAATTACTGAGGACTCTGCAGGAAGGTGAGATTCGCCCCGTAGGTGCAAGCAACAATGTTAAAGTTGATGTACGAATTATAGCCTCGACTAACAGGAATCTTGAAGCTAAGGTAGGTGATAACAGTTTTAGAAGTGATTTGTATTATCGTTTAAATGTTCTTACGTTGCATGTACCGACTTTAAGTGAACGAAGACAGGATATTCCTCTTCTTGCACGTCATTTTTTGATTGCAACATGCAGGGAGACCGGAGTTGATGAGAAGGAACTTTCTACTGATGCTCTTGTATATCTTTCTATGCGTAAATGGCCGGGTAATATCAGGGAATTACAAAACTTTATACGCAAGTTGACTGTTTTTACTCCTGCACAACATATTGAAATGAATCATATTCGTATGGTTGAGTCTATAGATGGCGTGCCACAGTCTACCGAACGTGAGGTCTCATTGTATAAAGAGGCAAAAGAGAAAATTGTAGACGACTTTACCAGAACATATACTACTGAGCTCCTTAGCAGTTATAATGGTAATGTTTCGGAAGCGGCCAGGCAAAGTGGATTATCGCGTATGGCATTGCTTAAAATTTTGAAACGTCTGGACATGGACGCTGCCGAATTCAGGAAGGATTGATTAATGCAAGGTTTAAAGAAGGAGGAGGTATGGAAGCTGGTAAGGTTTTAAAGTTCTGGGCTGGAAGATTGTTCGCCCCGAGGGCCTTATTGCAGCATAAGTATGAATCTTTTAAACGGCTGCTGGAACATGATTCAAAAGCTCTTAATATTATTGCAGATCTTGAAGATGTCTTTTACGGGCGCAGGCTTGTGGATCGTCAGCAGTGTGCAGTGTTGTATAAACAGCTCTCCTCTTCTGTTTTGGGAATGATTGAGCAGCTTCAAGATATGAATCCTGTCCGGTATGGTGATTTAAGCGTAACATTTAGACAAATTCATTCGGCTGCCTTGAAAGTTATCAATGAACCGGAGTTTGATTCAAATCCACCATATATTATTTCTCTTTCTGATGCTGGAAATATGCCTCATTTATCAGGAGGAAAGGCTGGCAATCTGGGGAAAGTTTATAATCTTGGCGATATTAATGTTCCCCCCGGATTTGTTATTACAGCCAATGCTTTTCACTATTTTATTGAATATAACGGGTTACGGGAAGAGCTTGGAAAAAGGCTCAGTCGTATGGAGGCAGGCAGACGCAGTCTGTTAGCAACACTAACTCTGGAAATTCAGGAATTTATTCTTGCAGGTGAGGTTCCGCCTGATCTTGCTGAGAGTATTGAGCAATCTGTTTTAAAGTATGTTGGAGATGCTGATTTTCTGGCTGTACGTTCCAGTGCTCTGGCAGAAGACAGTGAAATTTCTTTTGCCGGACAATATGCCAGTGAACTTAATCTTACTCCTGACGAAGTTTTGGATGGTTATAAACGTGTCCTTGCCGGTAAGTACTGTCCCCGTGCAGTCTCATATCGTATTTCCAATGGATTAACTGATAATGATACTGCAATGGCTGTTCTGGTCATCCCTATGATTGATGCCCGTAGTGCCGGAGTTATTTATTCTGTTGATCCAGATTGCATGAATCGTGATTCTGTCGGTATATATGGGGTTAGCGGCTTAGGTAACTCTCTTGTTGATGGGAGTGTTGTTCCTGCCAAGGCTTCACTTTACCGTAAAGATGTTCCTAGTCTGATCAATGAATGCTCTTTTGATTCAGAAAATCTTCCTGATGAGCAAATGCTTGTGAGGTTGGCTCGTTGCGCTATGCGGCTTGAAGATCATTTCGAATGTGCTCAGGATGTGGAATGGGCCGTTGATCAGGATGGAGATTTTCATATTTTACAGACTCGTCCCTTACAACGAGAGCATTCTAAAGCCGCAGTCGTACATGGTCCTATTCCGGCAATGCCTTTTATGGAAGGCCTTGAGCGGGCATCATCAGGGGCTGGATGCGGCGAAATTCATTTTGCCCGTACCGGAGAGGAGATAGCCCGTATTCCAGAAGGATCGGTTATTATTACACCGACATTAAAACCTTCTCTACTGACTTTCGCCGGAAATATTAACGCAGTGCTGTCTGCTACGGGCAGCAGGGCCAGCCATTTTGCATCTGTTGCTCGTGAGCTTGGTATTCCGGTACTGGTCGGAGATGTAATGGATCGTTATACTCAGGGCCAACTGGTAACTGTCGATGGCATGGAAGGAGCTGTTTATGAGGGATGTGTGGAGGATGTTCTAACCCGCTCATTCGGTAGTGCAGATGTCTCTTCCAGAGTTCTTGATTTGTATAAAAATATAATCCCTCATACCGTGAAGTTAACTTTAACTGACCCGCAGGACTCTGGTTTTACTCCTCAGGGATGCAAATCGATGCATGATGTAATTCGGTTTTGCCATGAGAGTTCCGTTAGTGAAATGTTTTCACTTGTTGATAAACGGGGATTGGGCATGGGAACATCCAAGCTGCTTGAAACAGGACTGCCACTTGTTATTTATGTAATCGACCTGGATGGTGGACTTGTTTCCGGGATTGAAAAAAAGAAAAAAATTGTATCGTCTGAAGTTAGTTGTGAACCTATGCTTTCATTACTGAAAGGGCTTTCCGATGAGCGTGTTCCCTGGTCAGAGGAATTGACCCACGTGGATTGGGATGAATTTGATCGTATGTCTGCCGGTATTTTTAGTAAAGATTCTAAAATTCTTGCAAGCTATGGTGTGCTGGCCAAAGATTATATGCACCTCCTGATTAGGTTTGGATATCATTTGTCAGAAGTAGATTCACTTTGCGGACCTGATGCAGGGCAGAACTACATTAAATTTCGTTTCAAAGGTGGCGGCGCAGGGATTGATAATCGTTTGCTTCGTATTGAGTTTATCCGGCTGGTTCTTGAACATTATGGTTTTGAAACGACTGTTCATGGGGATATGCTGGATGGATTAAGCTCACGCCTGCCTGCCGAAGATACCACGGCACAATTGGCAATGCTTGGATATCTGATGGCAGTGACCAGACTGATGGACATGCGTATGACAGATGAAGAGCAGATTACAGTAGAAGTTGCGAAGTTTATTGAAGAAGCGGAGCATATTTATGACAGAGCAGGCAAAGAATAAAGCATATAACCTGACTTGGGTAACTGATCAGTTGGCGGTCGGTTGCGCACCTATGAGCCATGCTCAACTCGAATCCATTCGGGAGCAGGGGGTGGATGCTATTGTCAATCTTTGTGGAGAGTTCTGTGATTTGCATGAAATTGAACGTAATTCAGGATTTGACGTGCATTATCTGCCGCTGGAGGATGAAGAAGCTCCTGAATTGATTGATCTTGAGAATGCGCTGGAATGGATGGATGAAGCTATTTATTTAGGTAAAAAAGTGCTTATCCACTGTCGTCATGGCATCGGTCGTACAGGAACAGTTTTAAATGCATACCTTTTGCGTCGAGGTTTGGGGCATAAACTTGCATGGCGTAAAATGAAAAGATTGCGTTCAAAACCTGCGAATTTTGCTCAATGGTGGACTATCCGTAAATATGGACGCAAGAGTGGTAAGTTAACAGCGCGTGCCCCTTGTTTAGAATTTAGAAGATTAGTTGATTTGACTCCTTTTTTTAATGATTACTTTAAATTGGTGGAAGAGGTTGAAGAACGGGCTGAGAATTCTGGGAAACGAACTTTATGCGGGCTTGACCATGATCGCTGTTGCCAGACTCCGGTTAGCCTCAGTCTTGCAGAAGCCTTGCATATTAGTAGGCGTATAAATTTAGAACTTACCCACGAAGAGCGTTTAACTGTTATTGAAAAAGCTGTTGAGACCTCGCGCGCTGAACGCAAAGCAGCAAGAGAATTGAAGGCAGAAGGAAGTAGCGGGTATTGTTTGTCCGGTACAGGTGGTACATGTCCTTTGTCACAGGACCATAAGTGTATTTTATTTGATTTTAGGCCATTGCAATGTCGTGCCTTTGGTCTTGATATCTCTGAGGATGGCAAGCTTTGGCATAACGAACTTATCCCGACGCTGGATAAAATTTCATTTGAAATCTGGTTCGCTTATACAGGGGTATTGTATGATGAGGCTATGCCTACTTTTTCTTTGCCTGATGTTGTTTCCGGCAAATTTATTGAACAGCTTTTCAAGCTGATGATGACCCAAGGTTTGGGTGATGATTATTAAATATTAGGTCTGTGCTAATTAATTTTAAATTTTTATAAATGGCGTGTCAGATATTTATCAAGTTGATTGGTAAAATTTTGTCTGTCTTTGGGGCTGAATGCTGCAGGGCCACCGGAAACAGATCCTGCACTACGCAGTTCTTCCATAAGATTACGCATACTGAGAATGCCTTTGATGTTGTCTATTGTATATAGTTCTCCACGGGGGTTGAGTCCCGTAGCCCCTTTATCAACAATTTTATCTGCCAACGGAATATCAGCAGTAATTACCAGATCTCCGGGATTGCACAACTCTACAATTTCATTATCCGCTACATTAAATCCAGCTGAAACTTTAATTGTATTAATGAAAGTTGAGCTGGGAACAGAAAGGTATTGATTGGCAACAAGTGTTGTTTTTACTTCTCGGCGTATGGCAGTTTTAAACAAAATCTCTTTAACTGCCTTGGGGCAGGCATCAGCATCGACCCATATCTGCATATTAAATTCCCATATTGTTTTTTATAATCAGCTGTCGCACTTATAGAAGGTGCTGACAGAAAATGCAAATTTGATTTCTCAGAATTTATAAGCCCTGCTTATCAGCAGGGAGTGGAAATTGCTTGGCGCAGGTCATTAATTATTGCGATTTGTTCTTTTTCTTCTTCAGCAAGAAGTATATATGTGCAGTTCCAGCATTCTTCAGTTACACAATCCTGTTGTGACGGTGAGGCCAGTTCCCGTTTGAGATTATCCGTTCTGCCGATGTAGAGAGCGTGTGATTCAAATCCGGCAAGATGTCCACGCGGGTGTGTGTATGCAAGTATAAATAATCCTCCTTTTTTAGGGAAATCAGCTGATTTTTTATTTATAATGAAATTGTAGTCTTTTCCTGATTGTCCTTTGAAAATCCATTCTTTTTGTCTGAACATTCAATTTCCTTATTGAAATATTTATATTTATTTATGTTAAAACTTGCGTGGCTGATAGGCAGAGCTGATCAGTTAATATTTTTGCATAATTCAGGCAAGGGTGAGTATCGGTTAAAGTATGAAATCTATAGAATAATTATTCAACAAATTGATTAATAACCATGTTCTCAATCAATAAAAGTTAAAATTATTAAAAGTATAAATTAAAGATAAAGTTAGTTTTATGTGTTTAACTGTTCAAGTTTATTGTATTTAAGTTGTTTTGTATTATTTTTGTTCCAAATCAAGCGCAATCCCGCCTTCATTGACCACTTTTATATACTGGCTTTAATTATGTCAAAAGTGACGCAATTAAAGTTTAGCTTATGGAGAAATCATGAATCTTGAGTCTACCATTAATCTCGTTGATAAAAAAACTGAATATGACGATTCCATTGGTCCCTATTCGTACGATGAGTTCATAGAAGCTGCCCGCAGATTTCACGGCAGTCCGGCTCCTGGCCTTATTCTTGGCGGATACATGCTTGAAGAAGCCAGACGGCATCTTCCTGAAGGGACTCTGTTCGATGCTATTTCAGAGACGTCATGGTGCTTGCCTGATGCTGTACAGATGTTGACATTTTGCAGCATAGGCAACGGCTGGCTCAAGGTTAAGAATCTTGGTGTTTATGCGCTATCTCTTTATGACAAATATACTGGAGAGGGAGTGCGTATTCGCGTTGATCCTAAAAAATTGGATGAATGGCCGGAGGTGAAGTCATGGTTCTTAAAAAAGAAACCTAAAAAAGATCAGGATTCGGTTAAACTGCATGCTGAGATCCGTGAAGCAGGTGCTTCGTTTTGTTCCATAGAAGCTATTCAGATTAAACCGGAAGCGATGATTAAACGCAGTAAGGGGGGGATAACCATCTGTCCTATTTGCGGTGATGCTTATCCCGGCTCTTTTGGAGCAATCTGCCGTACCTGTCAGGGGGAAGGACCATATTTAAGTATCAAGGCAACCGCAGCAATTAATCCTGTTCCAGAAGGATTGAAAGTCGTTCCTATCAGTGAAGCAGAGGGAAAGACAGCAGTTCATGATATGACCCGTATTGTTCCCGGTAAGTATAAAGATCCTGAGTTCAGTAAGGATCATGATTTCAGTGCAAGCGATATCTGTCGACTGCAGCTCATCGGCAAAAATCATATTTATGTGGACGAAGGAGATATCCCCGATGGCGAGTGGGTTCATGAGAATGAGGCTGCGGAGACATTTGGACGGATTATGTCTGGTAGTGGCGTTGTTGCTGAAGGCAAGCCTAAGGAAGGCAAAGTTACACTTAGAGCTGATCATGATGGTGTGCTTGTCTCTGACCTTGAAATGATGAATCGTTTTAATTTTATACCTGATGTTATGGTTGCGGCCCGCAAAAGCGGGACATTGATAAAAAAAGGTGCCCGTATTGCCGGAACACGGGCAATCCCACTTTATCTGTCACGTGAAAATTTCTCCCGGGCTGTTTCTTCTCTTAATGGCGATCCTCTCTTTAAAATACTTCCGCTAACCAAGAAAAAAGTCGGCGTGCTGATTACTGGAGATGAAGTCTTTAATGGGCTGATTGAAGATAAATTTGGTGCTGTCATCACTGCAAAGGTTCAGGCGCTAGGCAGTGAAGTCGTTCGCACTGTAATCGGGCCGGACGATCGTGAGCATATACGTGATGCTGCTTTATCCTTGATGAGCGAAGGTTGTGATCTGCTTATCACAACCGCCGGTATGTCAGTTGATCCTGATGACGTGACCAGACACGGCCTGGTGGATGCCGGAGTTACTGACCTTCTTTATGGTGCTCCTGTTCTGCCCGGCACTATGTTGCTGCTCGCTAAGGCTGGTGACACCCGTATAATAGGGGTTCCTGCCTGCGCTCTGTTTTTTAAAACTACAAGTCTAGACCTTGTACTTCCCCGGGTTCTGGCCGGACAGAATATAAGCCGGAAAGATCTCGTTGCTATGGCTGATGGTGGTTACTGTATGGAATGTAAAACCTGCACTTTCCCTAAATGTCCCTTCGGGAAATAGGAGAATGATAATGCATGAAAATTTCGACCCGCCGGAACAGGTGACAACTGCGGCTTTGGCGGAAATAGAAGGGCATAGTCCAACAATACGGTTGCATTTATGGCTTGAAGGGGGGGAGGGGGTTTTTTTTGGTTATGGCAGACTTCTGCTGCTTGATCGCATTGAAACATGCGGTTCGCTTAAAAAAGCCTCTGAAGAATTAGGCATGTCCTACCGTGCCGCATGGGGAAAGATTAAGCAATCCGAAAAAGTATTGGGATTTAGCCTTATTGAAAGAGTCGGAAGCAGACGTAGCGGTTATCGGCTGACAGATGCTGGAAGGTTGGTGCGGGACAAATATCTTGAGTGGTTCAGTAAAGTTGAAAGCGATGCCCGTGCCCGTGCTGATGAAATCTTTTCGTGGCGTTCGAAGAGTTTCGGGGAAAACTAAGTTTAATTGTGTTATCTATAACATATTTAAATAGTGTGTTTTATCTTCTTGGTGTTATTCTGTGTAGTGGTTGAAATAACTGTCAGGCGTTTTTTGCTTAATTCACCTGATATAACGAAGGAGGATCCCATGAACATTTCACGGCGAGGGTTCATGAAACTTGCGGGCATAGGTGTCGCAGGTCTCGGAATGAGTCAGCTAGGACTCGATTTATCTCCGGCACAGGCGTATGCTGCCGGACTTAAAATTAAGGGAGCTAAAGAAGTAATTTCCATCTGTCCGTTTTGTTCGGTCAGTTGTCACTTCATTGCTCATGTGAAGGACGGAAAGATTGTCAGTACAGAAGGTGATGCTGATTATCCTGTCAGTGAAGGTGCTCTCTGTGCAAAGGGGGCAGCTATGCTGTCCATGCACAACAGCCACCATAGACTACAAAAACCCATGTACCGTGCTCCCTACAGCACTAAGTGGGAAGAAAAAAGCTGGGAATGGGTCCTTGACCGCATTGCCCACCGTGTAAAAGAAACACGTGATGCAGACTTCAAACGCTTCAATAATAAGGGGCAGGAAGTAAACCGTGTCGAATCAATCTTTCATCTTGGGTCATCACAGATGGATAACGAGGAGTGTGCAGTCGTCCATCAGGGTGTACGCGGTCTCGGCCTGGTGCATTTTGATCACCAGGCACGTATCTGACACAGCGCAACAGTTGCGGCTCTGGCAGAGTCGTTCGGGCGCGGTGCGATGACAAACCATTGGTGCGATATTGAAAATGCAGATTCTATCCTGATCATAGGAAGTAATGCTGCAGAGCACCATCCGATCTCCTTTAAATGGGTTTTACGGGCCAAGGACAAAGGCGCCACTGTTATGCATGTGGACCCAAAATTCTCCCGTACTTCCGCAAGAAGTGACTTCCATGTGCCGCTCAGATCAGGCACAGATATTCCTTTTATGGGTGGAATGATCAACTATGTTCTGGAGAATGATCTTTACTTCAAGGACTATGTAGCTGATTACACCAATGCTGCTTTTATTGTGGGCAAGGACTATAAGTTCTCCAGAGGACTGTTTTCCGGCTACGATGCTAAAGCACGCAAATATGACAAATCAAAATGGGTATTTGAGCTGGATAAAGATGGTGTGCCGAAGAGAGACCCTTCACTGAAGCATCCACGTTGCGTATTCCAGATGCTCAAAAAGCACTATTCACGTTATTCCCTTTCCAATGTTTCTAAAACTACAGGTGTTACTAAAGAAAACCTGACCCGTGTTTACAAGACATTTGCTGCTACAGGTAAAAAGGATAAGGCTGGAACAATTATGTATGCCCTGGGCTGGACTCAGCATACTGTTGGTGTGCAGAATATCCGCTCCAGTGCCATCCTTCAGCTTTTGCTTGGTAACATAGGTGTAGCCGGTGGCGGTATTAACGCTTTACGCGGTGAACCTAATGTACAGGGGTCAACTGACCATTGTATCCTTTGGCATATCCTGCCTGGTTATCTGCCTGTTCCAAAAGCCAGCCTTGGTTCGTTTGAAGATTATACCAAGGCAACGACTCCGGTCAGCAAAGATCCTGAAAGTGCCAACTGGTGGCAGCATAAGCCTAAATATATGGCTTCACTGCTTAAGTCTTGGCGCGGAGAAAATGCTACTGCTGAAAACGGATTTGGTTACAAGCTCTTGCCTAAAGTGGATGATGGAGAAGATTACTCATACATTTTCATCTTTGACCGTATGTACAAGGGTGATATCAAGGGGGGTTTTGTCTTCGGAACCAACCCGGCCCAGAGTGTGCCTAATTCTAATAAGGCCCGTAAGGCTTTGGATAAGCTTGACTGGCTTGTTGTAGGCGAACTTCATAATACTGAGACTTCAGATAACTGGCATCGTCCGGGTGTCGATCCCACTCGGAACAAGACTGAAGTCTTCCTGCTTCCTTCTGCGCAGCGGGCAGAAAAGGCCGGTTCTATCAGTAACAGTGGACGTTGGCTGCTTTGGCATTATGAAGCCTGCCGCCCTATGGGTGAAAGCAAAAGTATGGGTGAAATGTATGTGGATATCATAAACCACGTACGCCGACTGTATAATAAAGAAAATGGTACTTTCCCCGAGCCTATCTTGAGTCTCGACTGGCCTGCGTATTA
The Maridesulfovibrio zosterae DSM 11974 DNA segment above includes these coding regions:
- a CDS encoding YaiI/YqxD family protein encodes the protein MQIWVDADACPKAVKEILFKTAIRREVKTTLVANQYLSVPSSTFINTIKVSAGFNVADNEIVELCNPGDLVITADIPLADKIVDKGATGLNPRGELYTIDNIKGILSMRNLMEELRSAGSVSGGPAAFSPKDRQNFTNQLDKYLTRHL
- a CDS encoding FmdE family protein — its product is MNLESTINLVDKKTEYDDSIGPYSYDEFIEAARRFHGSPAPGLILGGYMLEEARRHLPEGTLFDAISETSWCLPDAVQMLTFCSIGNGWLKVKNLGVYALSLYDKYTGEGVRIRVDPKKLDEWPEVKSWFLKKKPKKDQDSVKLHAEIREAGASFCSIEAIQIKPEAMIKRSKGGITICPICGDAYPGSFGAICRTCQGEGPYLSIKATAAINPVPEGLKVVPISEAEGKTAVHDMTRIVPGKYKDPEFSKDHDFSASDICRLQLIGKNHIYVDEGDIPDGEWVHENEAAETFGRIMSGSGVVAEGKPKEGKVTLRADHDGVLVSDLEMMNRFNFIPDVMVAARKSGTLIKKGARIAGTRAIPLYLSRENFSRAVSSLNGDPLFKILPLTKKKVGVLITGDEVFNGLIEDKFGAVITAKVQALGSEVVRTVIGPDDREHIRDAALSLMSEGCDLLITTAGMSVDPDDVTRHGLVDAGVTDLLYGAPVLPGTMLLLAKAGDTRIIGVPACALFFKTTSLDLVLPRVLAGQNISRKDLVAMADGGYCMECKTCTFPKCPFGK
- a CDS encoding winged helix-turn-helix domain-containing protein, translating into MHENFDPPEQVTTAALAEIEGHSPTIRLHLWLEGGEGVFFGYGRLLLLDRIETCGSLKKASEELGMSYRAAWGKIKQSEKVLGFSLIERVGSRRSGYRLTDAGRLVRDKYLEWFSKVESDARARADEIFSWRSKSFGEN
- the fdnG gene encoding formate dehydrogenase-N subunit alpha — translated: MNISRRGFMKLAGIGVAGLGMSQLGLDLSPAQAYAAGLKIKGAKEVISICPFCSVSCHFIAHVKDGKIVSTEGDADYPVSEGALCAKGAAMLSMHNSHHRLQKPMYRAPYSTKWEEKSWEWVLDRIAHRVKETRDADFKRFNNKGQEVNRVESIFHLGSSQMDNEECAVVHQGVRGLGLVHFDHQARIUHSATVAALAESFGRGAMTNHWCDIENADSILIIGSNAAEHHPISFKWVLRAKDKGATVMHVDPKFSRTSARSDFHVPLRSGTDIPFMGGMINYVLENDLYFKDYVADYTNAAFIVGKDYKFSRGLFSGYDAKARKYDKSKWVFELDKDGVPKRDPSLKHPRCVFQMLKKHYSRYSLSNVSKTTGVTKENLTRVYKTFAATGKKDKAGTIMYALGWTQHTVGVQNIRSSAILQLLLGNIGVAGGGINALRGEPNVQGSTDHCILWHILPGYLPVPKASLGSFEDYTKATTPVSKDPESANWWQHKPKYMASLLKSWRGENATAENGFGYKLLPKVDDGEDYSYIFIFDRMYKGDIKGGFVFGTNPAQSVPNSNKARKALDKLDWLVVGELHNTETSDNWHRPGVDPTRNKTEVFLLPSAQRAEKAGSISNSGRWLLWHYEACRPMGESKSMGEMYVDIINHVRRLYNKENGTFPEPILSLDWPAYYDAEDVAQRINGRFTKDVEFKGKKYKKGQQVPSFVALGDDGSTSCMNWLYSGSYTEEGGNKAKRRSLEQTPMQAKINLFPNFAWCWPVNRRILYNRASVDAKGQPFAPQKAVIKWNGSKWEGDVPDGGWPPNASGKGRYPFIMRKEGHGQLYGPGLQDGPFPDHYEPVETPIKSHPFSKQLNSPVYKRVFSDMDKLAKPADERFPIVLTTYSMTEHWCGGGETRNIPALLEAEPQLYVEMSPELAEEKGIANGDPVIVESIRGKVEAIAMVTVRMTPFEVKGEIVHEVGMPFCFGWTTRGCGDATNRLTPAVGDPNTTIPEYKACLVNVRKAKTLTEIE